The DNA window ACTTTCCTGAACCAGCTTCTCCAATGACCCCAATCAATTTATCGAGTGGCGTCAAATACCTTTGGGCAATATTATGGCCTAAATTTAGTAAACGCTTAACACCACGTGGTGCAAAATAAGCTGAATACATCAACGATTCATGTACGAGTGATACTGGCATCTTATACTCTCCTCTAAATTACTCAATTTCGTATACTCCGATCAATCTCTTTAGATTGATTTTCTTACTACCCAAATAAACTCTTAACTGTAATAACTATATCAATACTATACAGAAAGTATGTAAGGGTTCTATGGAGTAGCGAGCCATGGAGGACGAGCCTGGCTGTCTAAGACACGGACGTCTTTCTTGCCAGCGTAATAGATCCCTTACATACTTGACCCTACGATGTTTGACTACCCCATACAAAAGGTTTTAGATACGAAATTGATTCTATTTTATATCTCAAACTCTAACTTTGTTAATGGTACATGTTGTTGAGCCCCGTAAACATCTCTCTCTCCAACATCACCTGATGCTATAGGTCTATGAATGTTAATCTTCATAGCTTTAGAAGGATCAAAATAAATGATTTCCTCAATAACATCTACATCACATTTATAAGCTTCAGCCATGATTTCTTTCGTCAATAACTGTTTTTCCTTAAAAGTATTATAATAGTTTTCATCTTTAAATAGAATATCAAAGGTTAAGGTAAATGGTCCAGCATTTTTGCTTCGTATAACCTTAGCTGCTTCCATTAGTGTAATTTTCATTATTGCTCCCCTCCTACTGTCACCATTTTTACTGGGAATAATGCTGTTGGATCATCAATCTTAAGTAAATGATACATATTAAAGTTGTAGACTTCTCCACAACTGAAATCAGATGGTGAGAATGGAAATGCTAAGTTCCCAGCTGTTGAAATTCTACCGTTATAACCATAATGTAACATAGAAGAACGAACAAAACTACAAATGGTATTAGCTGTCTCTGATGTGTCACCTACCACATCAATAATGATACCTAATTCATGAGCAGGTTCTTTGATAACTTCCCAATTACCCATAACACCATTTTTACCATAAATAATAAAATTAATTTTATAATTCATTTCTTTATTTCTAAAGTTATCTTTTGTACGAGCCTTTACTGCCTCAATGATATCATCAATCTGACGAATCATAATCTCATCTCTTGTACCTGCAATAGATACCGTGCGATAACCTACACTTTTCGCACCTTCTAATTTAACTGTGTATTGCTCACTTGGATGGAATACACTACCGCTAACGCGAACACGTCTATCGGTCACTTGCTCAAATTTTGTATGTGTTAAATCCAGTAATCCACCTGGTCCAGGCAAACGATATGGATCTGTTTTTTCATAGAGTGTATGAGCAGATACTGATAATGTCGTACACTTTCTTTCATCTGATAAAGGTTCAATTTCAAAGTCATCGTCATGTAAATAGCCCATCATACAGTCACTACCACTACCTGGTTCAGAGGCAATACAAGCACACTCTAAAATTTTACCCAAGTGGAATGCTAATCCTGGATTATAGCCTTCCTTGATTGGTAATGCAGCAAAAACTGTTGGATCATAGGCTCTACCAGTAATAATCACATCTGCTCCACCTTCAATTCCTTTTACAATAGGTTCAATACCCATTTGAGCTACTACATTGGTGGATGCATCTATTTCTTCATTACTTAAAGGAATACTGTCATACATATCAATGATCTTATCCTTTGCAAGTGCTTCTTTTAAGTAACTCTTTTCTATATCTGCTGGAATAACTGCCATCTTAAAGGTAAATCCTTTTTCCTTCGCTATCTCAAGTATAATGTCCTCTGTCCACTTCAAATGAGACTTTGCACCACTACCACCAGATGTACCTACGATGACAGGTATTTTTAATTCTAACCCGTATTGTATCATCAACTCTAAATCTCTTTTTACTGCTTGACGATCAGTAAACGACTTACCCACACCTAAATAATAAGGACCAGGATCAGTTGAACCTGCATCCACAGATATAACGTGTGGTTTTTTCTCTATTGCTTTCAAGAATGATTCTTCTGGAAAACCGTATCCTAAAATAGCTGTTGGAGCTAATATTCTTAGTTCTCTACTCATCAGTACAACCTCCTATAAACCTGCTTTTTTTAATGCAAGGATTCTTTGCATTTCATTATAAACGATCATGTAGCCTTCATCAACACCCATACCTGGCTTTGCTAAAATTTGATCAGGTCTTGTTGCCATGGCAGCATGGACACAAACTCTAGCAGATCTATCTGTTTCATTACATGTACCACCTTGATATGCTCCAACGCCTTTCTCTTTACAATAGAGTACTGCTTCAATTGTATTATTAATACCTCCTAGATCCGGTGTCTTTATCTGCAACATATGACCTGCGTTATTTTCTGCAAATAAAACAATATCTTCAAAGGTATTACACCATTCATCTGCTACTAATTCAACAGACATTCCTCTTTCGTTAACCATCTCTGTTAGGATACGCATAGCTTCTAATGTACCTTCTCTTGTACCTGTATCCACTGGTCCCTCTATTCTTAATGTTAAAGGTGATGCAGCTTTTTCTAATGTCTCTAAATAATCAACAATAGCCTTATAGTCGTTGTCAAATGCTAATCCTAGTGTTCCGTATACATCAATATGGAAGATTGGTGCATATTCTTCGCGGCTACGCCATTTCATGATACGCTCACGCATCCATGTAACGTATTCTAATAGTTTTTCACCTTTAGCTCCTAATTTATCTTCAACATGATTGATTAAAGCATGGGGCATAACATCTGATTCTTTAATGATCATTTTATCTACATTATTATAACGATCATCTCCAGACTGACTGAATATAGAAATCGGTTCAGTTGAAACTTCAGTGTTATATTCCTTTGCTACTACATCAACCATAAGAATATTATTAGCTCTTGCTACTGCGTCTAACAGCGCTTGACTAATACCATAGCGTAAGGCTGTATGAAGTCTTTTACCTTCATGGTCAACTGTCCGATCCATTTCTTCAGCTAATGTACGGAAACTGTCTAGTTCTCTGCCCACTAACTTTTCTTTAAGGAATTCTTCGTATTTATCAATAAATACTTCTGCTAAAAATAAAGGATCTCTTCCACCAGCTCCTGAATACTGTACAGCAGCACAATCACCGTAAGCGATTTGACCATCTTCAAGAATTAGCATAACAGATATGGATTCACCAGCTTGACGAATACCTGTGAAACCTTCTGTAATAGGATCCCCCTCGTAGAAAGCACCTTCGTGAGTTGCTCCTGCTTTTATAGCTCTTTGATCATCAAAGAAGAATCCTGTTCTACCTTTTGACATAACGACGTTTTTAATTTTCATTTCATCACCTTTTCTATCTGCGCCTCTCTACGCTTCGAAACTCGTATATTCATTTATTATACCTAAGGCTAAGTGCTCCAATACATGATTCCTTTGAAGACACTTAGCCGTATATTACATCTGTTTATCGAGGTCTGCCTACTAGACGCCCTTTAGATATAGCATAAATATCATCAATAACCATTTGGAAGGATGCTGGACGATTTTCAAATTTAGCTCTTTCCTCAATCTTTCCTGTGTGGAAAGCTATTAATTCATCGTCAAATGGAAGGTTACCTGTATTTAATAAACGAACTGCTCCGTTATTATCTCTTGCAGGCATTAATTTATTTGGATTAAAGCGACTTGGTGAGAAAGGAATATCAATGGCGCCTGCTTCAAAACCTCTAACAGCACCCACTGCAATATCACCATTACCTAATTCAAATAACTTTTCCATAATAGCATCTGTTTCTCGTTTGATGATCATTTTTTCTACATCTACATCTTTATTCCCAACAATTATTTGATCTTTTAACATGTGTATTAATTGTTTTGTGCATTTAAGACCCGCAGCATTAGCCTCTTTAGTAGGGATACCCATAGCTTCATGAGACGTTTTTGTTATAACCTTTGTTGCTCCTGATAATACTGCTGCTGCTGCCCCCCATGATATGGTTCCAAATGCTTTTGATTCATCTGGTGGGAATCCTCCCATCCATTGATGGAATACTGTCGTAACTGTTACATCATCATAACCATATCGAGCTAAATATTCTTCAGTTGACTCTTCAAGTGCATGTATAGCAGCAACATCTTGAGTAAGGTTACCACATTGTCCATAACCAACTGTTACATTCTTACATCCTTGTTCAGCAGCTAATAAAGCTTCAATAACTGCAACTGTATTGGAGATACATGGTGGTACAAGTGTACCTGTTAATGGTCCAAATGGTTCTCTATTAATTGGGATACCTGCTTCTTCATACATACCTACGAGACGGTCACAATACTGCCAATCTCTGATTGTCTTTTCTAATGACACGTTCTTAGCATAAGGTATATTATAAGATATACCTCCACCTTCATAAGACGTGTAACCAGCAGCCATTGAGATTTCTGTTAGAAGTCTAGCATCAGGTGTACCATGTCTAACTTGAACTGGTAAATTAACAGATTCATTAACTTCTCTACAAATATCAACACCATAGTTAACTATAGGAAAGCCATTTAATAAAGAACGCTTTAATTTCTTACTTTCTTCGATACCTTTTTGTGCATCATTGTAACGATTCTGACGAGTATAACTGTCTACAGTTGTAGGTAAAAGATCTGCTTCACCTTCATCTTGAAGATAGTTTAATAGTTCGATATGCTTATCAGGTAATGCTACACCTGCACGAGGTTGAATTAATGTCTCGCCATTTTCTTTTGCTTCATTTAATTTGTGTGTAAATACTTTATGTTTTGGAATTGTCTCATGATATTTAAAAGCTTCTTCTAAATTAACATCTTTACCAGTTTCCCAATGACCTAAAATTTCTTCTCTAATCCGATTGAATTCATTACTATCTAATTTCTTATTTTTCAAATCCATGATTATCTCCCCTACAATTGATTTAAACTTTTTTAAGTTCCTTCTTCATGATCCGAATAGCCTTTTCTGGATAATAAGTGGCTAGCAGCCCCATTGCTGCTAATATGTACTTATGATCCAAATAGAATTTGGCTTCTTTTGGTTTTAATCGTTGACCTGCTGCATCATTGTACAACACGGCTTCAAACAGTTCAGTTGGTACCTTTGAATTAATCATTGGTCCTCCTGTTCCAACGATGGTTCTAATTGTTGTAAGATCTTTACCTTGCTGACATCGTACACTTCCATGGATAGTATATTGAATACTCAGTTCACCTACGTGTCGATTGACAGCTTCTTCTATTGCACCAAATGTTAACTGATGTTCTAATAGCTGCGCATCATCATCTGGTAATATAGATGGATCTTCAAGTACCTTTTCTAGGTAAGTCTTAAATGCTTCTAAGTCAATTTTACTTTTCTGAGTCATGTTAAGTGCTTCATATAAAGAATCTAAACTATATTTTAAACCTAGATCACCTTCAACAGTTCGCTTATCTTCTGGTTCCGGTAAACCTTTCATTACTGTATTACCTTCAAAAGGCTTTTGTTCTGCAATGGAATAAACATCTGTTGTAGCTCCTCCTACATCGATGGCTAGGAGTTCACCAAGTCCTTTTTCCTTAAGCGTTCCATGGGATAATATACTGATGGCCTTTAATACTGCTGATGGTGTCGGCATCACAATATCATTCATGGTATCTTTAATTTTCCCTAAACCTTTAGCAAAAATGATTCGATTTAAAAATACTTCTCGAATTTTACTTCTAGCTGGTTCTATATTTAATTTATTATAGTCAGGCATAACATTTTCTGTTACAACGTAGTCTTTTCCTGCTTCATCAAAGATTTTTCTAATAATGTCCGTTGCGACTTTATTACCAGCAACGATTGTAATAGCTTCCAAATCACTAGAAGCAATTTTTCTAGCATTTTGGATAATAACTTCCTTATTACCACCATCAATACCACCAGATAGTAATATGATTTCTGGTCTCAAATCTTTCATTTCAGCCATGTTGTCATCTGTCAACTCATATGAAAAAACCTTAAGTACCTTAGCTCCAGCATTTAAAGCAGCCATTTCAGAGGCTTTTGCAGTAAGTTCTTTTACAAGCCCTACCGTTACCATTCTTAATCCTCCAGCAGCACTGCTACAAGCCAATTTTAGATCATACTCCTTTTTGCCGATTTGAGTTTCTAAGTGATCAAGCGCATTGCCTAACCCAATATTGACATCTTCTATTGTTGTGAAGGCTTTACTGGTCGCCAATATGTCTTCTTTCATCAAATCAACGGCTGTTAATTTGGTATATGTACTACCAAAGTCAGCTAGTAAGGCGCATTTCATTTTTTATGCCTCCAAATCTTTTTTTAAGTCTTCTATGGATGTGGCAGGTAATGTCCCTGGTGGATAAACACGGTCAAACCCTAGATCAATAAACTTTTGCTTTACATCTTCAAAATCTTGCTTACCTACAACCAAGTTACCACCAATATAGAGAGGTAGGTCTCCTAATCCTGCTTCAATACATTTTTCTTTAAAGCCTTGACAATCTAATTCGCCATGACCATATAAGGATGATACGAGAATGGCATCTGCATCAGCTTCTATTGCTGCTTTAATGTACTCTTCCTGTGCTACCATTACTCCTAAGTTGATTACTTTAAATCCTGCTTCTGAAAAAGCATATTCTAATATCCTATTACCAACCGCATGCACATCTGCACCGATTACGCCCATTATAACTGTTTTGCTCATGGCACTACTCTCTCCTTTAGATATATTTCTAAATTATATATAAACTTCAAACTTAACAATAAATTTCGTAATTCATTATATCACCGCAATCTTAAAAAGTCCTATTTTCAGCCAAATAAAGGACATTTTAAACAGCCCATATTAGGTTCTTTGCAAAAATGATTATGGAGACTTTCATTCTTGCACAATAAAATATTGTGTTTTCACAATCTTTTTCAGAGAAGCCTTTAAAATAAATATTTTTTTGTAGTATTGTATACAAACATAATATAATACTGCATCTTAGCTGTTTCTACTTTCATCACTCAAAGTCAGAACAGTATTTTTTTTCGTTCTTATGCTTATTATTACCCTTTCGCTAAAATTATTTCTGTCGAAAAAAATAAGCTTATGTTTACGAAAATTTAGTATACAAGTAAATGGACTTTTCTGCTTTATTACACCAAAAATTGTATTATTATGTTATATATGATAGAATATATACATGATATAACTTGAATCATTAGGAGGATTTTACATGAATATGCAGTCAGAAATAAAACAAAGAACGAACAAGCTTTACGTCTACTCAGTCTTAGTCCTATCCACTGTTTATACTTTAGGTGCCTTTATGATGATACAGACCGGTTCTGCCAGTCAAGAGATTGGCTTATTAATGATAGCTATGATGATCATTCCGACAATTACCATGTTTATTCTATATAAGAGAAATCGAGTTAATACTTCTATTCGTCATATCACTGCTATCCCCTATGCTATAACCTATTTTATTGCTATGTTTTACACATCAAACCCAATGGCACCATTACTCATTTTCCCCATGATTATTATTGCAATGGCTTATTTAGAAACTGCATTTCTCATTGTGCCATTCATCGGTGCAGGTATCATTAATGCAGTATGGGTTTTTAGAAATATTAATGCACAAAACGCCTCTGAAATTGTCATGTTAGAAGTGGTTCTTATGGCATTTTTCATTTTTGTGTTTGTAACAACCAAGTTTTCTGAAAAAATTCGTCATCAAGTTGTTTCAAATAGTACCGAAATGGACCAAGGAAACGCTCACTTGCAAAAAGTTGTTGATGATGTAACACATGCCATTGATCAGTTGAATCACCAAACCTCGAATTTAAATACTATCATCAGTACCGTAGAATCTACCTGTGATGTCATTAACCACTCTGTAAACGATATTGCAGTTGGTTGTGAGACAACCAGTAACAGTATTAATGAGCAAACTTCAGCAAGTGAAAAAATTCAAAGTGAAATTGTCAATGCTGCTGAACTATCCAACACCTTATTCAGCACCACTAGTGATAGTAAAGATCTCTTCTCTAAGAATATGGAGATGGTGGATCACCTGGACGTTATTTCAGGAAATATTAAAACTAAGAATGAAGAAATTTATAATACCTCTAAAGAACTCTATGATAAAACAGACAGTGTGAAGAAAATTATAGATATTATTACTCAAGTTTCTGAGCAAACTCACTTGCTAGCTTTAAACGCTTCCATAGAAGCTGCTAGGAGTGGTGAATCTGGACGTGGTTTCGCAGTTGTTGCAGATGAAGTTAAAAATCTAGCTGTGCAAACCAAATCCTTTTCCGAGAATATTAGCTCCATTATTACTGATCTAGAAACAGAAGTAAATAATATCATAGAATCCATACATATATTATTCGACATGGAAACAGAAGAAGACCGTATCGTTAAAGATACAAAGAAAAGTCTCACCGTACTTTTCAACAACTTCTCTCACATAACAGATCGAGTGAATACACTATCAAAAAATTTATCAGAAGTTAAAACCTATAATGAGCACGTCAACAATACAATACTTACACTTTCTTCAACCTCACAAGAGACTTTAGCAAGAACCGAAGAAACCCACGGAAATATCCGCACCTACCTAGAAGAAACACGAAAAGCAAAAGCATCCATCGAAGAACTATCCGAACTAGCCTCAACAATGAAATCCATCAACACCGAATCAATATCTTAACTTTATCTTGGTTATTTTATCTTAACAGACAAAAGCCCAAGAATTAGCTCGTTTTACAACTAATTCTTGGGCTTTGACTATGCTAATAACATTTATATCTTATATACTCGGTCAAATACATACCGAAAGCAGATCAGGGGTACTATGGAGCAGTGAGCCATGGAGGGCGAACCCAGCTGTCTAAGACATGGACGTCTTCCCAGCTGGCGCAATAGTACCCCTGATCTGCTTGATCCTTTATGATATCTAGTTGACCCTACTATTTATAACTTAGCTCTTAGCCTCTCCTTCATCTCTTCTTCAACAAATGCCGCCTCAACACTATAAAGATATATGCATCGATACTCCTCTAATGTTAACCCTAATGTCTCATCAACCACATCTATCTCATTACTCATGGTCGTATTAGAAACAGTACGATTATCTGTATTAATCGTTACCCCGATACCATCCTTCAAAAACTCTTTAATGGGATGCTCCTCAAAGCTGCTAACAGCCTTCGTTTGAACATTACTTGTCGGACACATTTCAAGATAAATACCTTTATCTTTTACAAGTTCATAGGCTTCTTTATGGTTTCTAATATAGATACCATGCCCAATTCGCTCCGCTCCTAATAACTGGATAGCATCATAGACATTTTGCCCTACACCTTGTTCTCCTGCATGAATAGTAATGCGATAACCATACTGCCTTGCTAATGCAACAGGTTCAACAAATTGTAGACAAAAACCTGGTTCCTCAGCAGCAGCTAAGTCAAAAGCAACAACCCCATTTCCTAAGTATGCTTTTCCAGCTTCAATAACATCATAAGTCGTCTCAACAGGACTATGTCTTAAACATGATAAAATAAGGTTTCCTTGAATATCAAATCTATCTTCCGCTTT is part of the Vallitalea okinawensis genome and encodes:
- the add gene encoding adenosine deaminase; the encoded protein is MDIIRLPKIELHCHLDGSVRPETIKELAKEVGIKLPTDQIEGIRDLMVAPMDCQSLKEYLMRFDLPVKLMQTKSSLERVAYEVMEDAAKENIKYMEIRFAPLHHVHEGLSVIEVIESVIRGVKKAEDRFDIQGNLILSCLRHSPVETTYDVIEAGKAYLGNGVVAFDLAAAEEPGFCLQFVEPVALARQYGYRITIHAGEQGVGQNVYDAIQLLGAERIGHGIYIRNHKEAYELVKDKGIYLEMCPTSNVQTKAVSSFEEHPIKEFLKDGIGVTINTDNRTVSNTTMSNEIDVVDETLGLTLEEYRCIYLYSVEAAFVEEEMKERLRAKL
- a CDS encoding methylaspartate mutase subunit E — translated: MDLKNKKLDSNEFNRIREEILGHWETGKDVNLEEAFKYHETIPKHKVFTHKLNEAKENGETLIQPRAGVALPDKHIELLNYLQDEGEADLLPTTVDSYTRQNRYNDAQKGIEESKKLKRSLLNGFPIVNYGVDICREVNESVNLPVQVRHGTPDARLLTEISMAAGYTSYEGGGISYNIPYAKNVSLEKTIRDWQYCDRLVGMYEEAGIPINREPFGPLTGTLVPPCISNTVAVIEALLAAEQGCKNVTVGYGQCGNLTQDVAAIHALEESTEEYLARYGYDDVTVTTVFHQWMGGFPPDESKAFGTISWGAAAAVLSGATKVITKTSHEAMGIPTKEANAAGLKCTKQLIHMLKDQIIVGNKDVDVEKMIIKRETDAIMEKLFELGNGDIAVGAVRGFEAGAIDIPFSPSRFNPNKLMPARDNNGAVRLLNTGNLPFDDELIAFHTGKIEERAKFENRPASFQMVIDDIYAISKGRLVGRPR
- the glmL gene encoding methylaspartate mutase accessory protein GlmL gives rise to the protein MKCALLADFGSTYTKLTAVDLMKEDILATSKAFTTIEDVNIGLGNALDHLETQIGKKEYDLKLACSSAAGGLRMVTVGLVKELTAKASEMAALNAGAKVLKVFSYELTDDNMAEMKDLRPEIILLSGGIDGGNKEVIIQNARKIASSDLEAITIVAGNKVATDIIRKIFDEAGKDYVVTENVMPDYNKLNIEPARSKIREVFLNRIIFAKGLGKIKDTMNDIVMPTPSAVLKAISILSHGTLKEKGLGELLAIDVGGATTDVYSIAEQKPFEGNTVMKGLPEPEDKRTVEGDLGLKYSLDSLYEALNMTQKSKIDLEAFKTYLEKVLEDPSILPDDDAQLLEHQLTFGAIEEAVNRHVGELSIQYTIHGSVRCQQGKDLTTIRTIVGTGGPMINSKVPTELFEAVLYNDAAGQRLKPKEAKFYLDHKYILAAMGLLATYYPEKAIRIMKKELKKV
- the glmS gene encoding methylaspartate mutase subunit S, with product MSKTVIMGVIGADVHAVGNRILEYAFSEAGFKVINLGVMVAQEEYIKAAIEADADAILVSSLYGHGELDCQGFKEKCIEAGLGDLPLYIGGNLVVGKQDFEDVKQKFIDLGFDRVYPPGTLPATSIEDLKKDLEA
- a CDS encoding acyclic terpene utilization AtuA family protein; translation: MSRELRILAPTAILGYGFPEESFLKAIEKKPHVISVDAGSTDPGPYYLGVGKSFTDRQAVKRDLELMIQYGLELKIPVIVGTSGGSGAKSHLKWTEDIILEIAKEKGFTFKMAVIPADIEKSYLKEALAKDKIIDMYDSIPLSNEEIDASTNVVAQMGIEPIVKGIEGGADVIITGRAYDPTVFAALPIKEGYNPGLAFHLGKILECACIASEPGSGSDCMMGYLHDDDFEIEPLSDERKCTTLSVSAHTLYEKTDPYRLPGPGGLLDLTHTKFEQVTDRRVRVSGSVFHPSEQYTVKLEGAKSVGYRTVSIAGTRDEIMIRQIDDIIEAVKARTKDNFRNKEMNYKINFIIYGKNGVMGNWEVIKEPAHELGIIIDVVGDTSETANTICSFVRSSMLHYGYNGRISTAGNLAFPFSPSDFSCGEVYNFNMYHLLKIDDPTALFPVKMVTVGGEQ
- a CDS encoding methylaspartate ammonia-lyase produces the protein MKIKNVVMSKGRTGFFFDDQRAIKAGATHEGAFYEGDPITEGFTGIRQAGESISVMLILEDGQIAYGDCAAVQYSGAGGRDPLFLAEVFIDKYEEFLKEKLVGRELDSFRTLAEEMDRTVDHEGKRLHTALRYGISQALLDAVARANNILMVDVVAKEYNTEVSTEPISIFSQSGDDRYNNVDKMIIKESDVMPHALINHVEDKLGAKGEKLLEYVTWMRERIMKWRSREEYAPIFHIDVYGTLGLAFDNDYKAIVDYLETLEKAASPLTLRIEGPVDTGTREGTLEAMRILTEMVNERGMSVELVADEWCNTFEDIVLFAENNAGHMLQIKTPDLGGINNTIEAVLYCKEKGVGAYQGGTCNETDRSARVCVHAAMATRPDQILAKPGMGVDEGYMIVYNEMQRILALKKAGL
- a CDS encoding DUF4387 domain-containing protein, which encodes MKITLMEAAKVIRSKNAGPFTLTFDILFKDENYYNTFKEKQLLTKEIMAEAYKCDVDVIEEIIYFDPSKAMKINIHRPIASGDVGERDVYGAQQHVPLTKLEFEI
- a CDS encoding methyl-accepting chemotaxis protein, translating into MNMQSEIKQRTNKLYVYSVLVLSTVYTLGAFMMIQTGSASQEIGLLMIAMMIIPTITMFILYKRNRVNTSIRHITAIPYAITYFIAMFYTSNPMAPLLIFPMIIIAMAYLETAFLIVPFIGAGIINAVWVFRNINAQNASEIVMLEVVLMAFFIFVFVTTKFSEKIRHQVVSNSTEMDQGNAHLQKVVDDVTHAIDQLNHQTSNLNTIISTVESTCDVINHSVNDIAVGCETTSNSINEQTSASEKIQSEIVNAAELSNTLFSTTSDSKDLFSKNMEMVDHLDVISGNIKTKNEEIYNTSKELYDKTDSVKKIIDIITQVSEQTHLLALNASIEAARSGESGRGFAVVADEVKNLAVQTKSFSENISSIITDLETEVNNIIESIHILFDMETEEDRIVKDTKKSLTVLFNNFSHITDRVNTLSKNLSEVKTYNEHVNNTILTLSSTSQETLARTEETHGNIRTYLEETRKAKASIEELSELASTMKSINTESIS